One window of Sinorhizobium numidicum genomic DNA carries:
- a CDS encoding MaoC family dehydratase, giving the protein MTQDISLSDIKALIGKELGVSDWITVTQKTIDRFAEATGDFQFIHTDPARAAAETPFGGTIAHGFLSLSLLSAMNYNCLPKIREQTMGINYGFEKVRFVAPVKSGARVRGRFAMADARFRGAGMLMITYDVTVEIEGERKPALTATWQTIIQFDPKDRPANA; this is encoded by the coding sequence ATGACGCAGGACATTTCACTTTCTGACATCAAGGCACTGATCGGAAAGGAGCTCGGCGTCTCCGACTGGATCACGGTGACACAGAAGACCATCGACCGCTTCGCCGAAGCGACGGGAGATTTCCAGTTCATCCACACCGACCCGGCACGCGCAGCAGCGGAAACGCCTTTCGGCGGCACGATCGCCCACGGCTTCCTGTCGCTCTCGCTGCTTTCGGCGATGAACTACAACTGCCTGCCGAAAATCCGCGAGCAGACGATGGGCATCAATTATGGTTTCGAGAAGGTGCGTTTCGTGGCGCCGGTGAAGAGCGGCGCCAGGGTACGCGGCCGCTTCGCCATGGCCGACGCCCGCTTTCGCGGCGCCGGCATGTTGATGATCACCTATGACGTGACGGTGGAGATCGAGGGCGAGAGAAAGCCCGCCCTTACCGCGACATGGCAGACGATCATCCAGTTCGACCCGAAGGATCGCCCGGCGAATGCCTGA
- a CDS encoding DUF2332 domain-containing protein has product MPEERRAETIRSAFRDQAKSCEGLGSPFTGRLCRLAAERLNRESAVGRHILDWPSDPSSTGDALPLRLFGTLHALVLLHRDELLEACYPPNQADDETLWAACRSAFLKHADFILDRLRSAPQTNEVRRSGVLLPGFLTVADHFGKPLILSEIGASAGLNLHWDRYRYELSGGRWGNSGSAIVIAPQWSGSAPPLGPVKIIERAGCDLNPLDPASEEDRLRLLSYIWADQQDRLERTRKALETAASHRSLVECADAIDWLRERLAHVHAGAVHVIYHSVVLQYLPKSAREKGEALIAAAGAAATGEAPLAWLQMEADGSAPGAALWLQVWPAGERQMVGRADFHGRWVEWKGWS; this is encoded by the coding sequence ATGCCTGAGGAGCGGCGGGCCGAAACCATTCGCAGCGCGTTTCGCGACCAGGCGAAATCCTGCGAAGGGCTGGGCTCGCCGTTCACGGGCCGGCTGTGCCGCTTGGCGGCGGAACGACTGAACCGGGAGAGCGCTGTCGGTCGGCATATCCTCGACTGGCCGAGCGATCCGTCTTCGACGGGCGATGCGTTGCCCTTGCGTCTGTTCGGGACCCTGCATGCCCTCGTTCTGCTGCATCGCGACGAACTCCTGGAAGCGTGCTATCCGCCGAACCAAGCAGACGACGAAACGTTGTGGGCCGCCTGCCGGAGCGCCTTCCTGAAACATGCAGATTTCATTCTCGATCGTCTCCGCTCGGCACCGCAGACGAATGAGGTCCGCCGCTCCGGAGTTCTGCTTCCAGGTTTCCTGACGGTAGCGGATCATTTCGGGAAACCGCTGATTCTCTCCGAAATTGGCGCCAGCGCCGGTTTGAATTTGCATTGGGACCGCTACCGGTATGAGCTTTCGGGTGGCCGGTGGGGCAACAGCGGTTCAGCGATTGTCATCGCACCGCAATGGTCCGGAAGCGCACCGCCCCTTGGTCCTGTCAAGATCATCGAGCGCGCCGGCTGCGACCTCAATCCGCTGGACCCCGCGAGCGAGGAGGATCGGCTGCGGCTTCTCTCCTACATCTGGGCCGACCAGCAGGACAGGCTTGAGCGCACAAGAAAGGCGCTGGAGACCGCAGCCAGTCATCGAAGCCTGGTTGAGTGCGCCGACGCAATCGACTGGCTGAGGGAGCGTCTTGCACACGTCCATGCCGGCGCAGTCCACGTGATCTATCACTCGGTGGTCTTGCAATATCTGCCGAAGTCCGCGCGGGAAAAAGGCGAGGCCCTGATCGCCGCCGCCGGAGCGGCCGCGACGGGAGAAGCGCCGCTCGCTTGGCTGCAGATGGAGGCCGATGGCTCCGCTCCTGGGGCGGCGCTGTGGCTTCAGGTTTGGCCAGCCGGCGAAAGGCAGATGGTCGGTCGTGCCGACTTCCACGGCCGATGGGTGGAGTGGAAGGGCTGGTCCTGA
- a CDS encoding zinc-dependent alcohol dehydrogenase family protein, translating to MKTRAAVLRKSPVERPYAHTRPLSIEAVELDPPGPDELLVKIGAAGLCHSDLSVINGDRPRPVPMVLGHEAAGTVEAVGSGVRDVAPGDRVVMSFMPSCGHCLPCAEGRPALCIPGAEANGRGTLLSGERRLRCEEVQVNHHLGVSGFADYAVVSRHSAVKIEADLPMVEAALFGCAVLTGVGAVVNTCQVRPGQSVAVVGLGGVGLAAILGAIAAGAERIIAVDLSEDKLKLALLLGATEAFRAGDPDAAEKIREATRGGVDHAVEAAGSVKALDLAYRITRRGGLTASAGLAHPASQISIPAVSLVAEERTLRGSYMGSCVPSRDIPRFIALYQRGRLPVDRLLSSTGPLEEINEAFDLLDQGRVIRHVIMF from the coding sequence GTGAAGACACGGGCGGCAGTGCTCAGAAAATCACCGGTCGAAAGACCCTATGCGCATACAAGACCGCTTTCGATCGAGGCCGTCGAACTCGATCCACCTGGGCCGGACGAGCTGCTCGTGAAGATCGGCGCCGCCGGTCTCTGTCATTCGGATCTTTCCGTCATCAACGGCGATCGGCCGCGGCCGGTGCCGATGGTGCTCGGCCACGAGGCCGCCGGAACCGTCGAGGCGGTCGGGAGCGGCGTCCGCGATGTCGCACCCGGCGACCGCGTGGTGATGAGCTTTATGCCGAGCTGCGGCCACTGCCTGCCGTGCGCCGAGGGCAGGCCGGCGCTTTGCATTCCTGGTGCGGAGGCGAATGGCAGGGGCACGCTGCTTTCGGGTGAGCGCCGACTGCGGTGCGAGGAAGTTCAGGTGAACCATCACCTCGGCGTTTCGGGCTTTGCCGATTACGCCGTTGTTTCGCGCCACTCGGCCGTGAAAATCGAAGCGGATCTGCCGATGGTCGAGGCTGCGCTCTTCGGCTGCGCGGTGCTGACCGGCGTCGGCGCTGTCGTCAATACCTGCCAGGTGCGCCCCGGCCAGTCCGTTGCGGTCGTCGGTCTCGGCGGCGTAGGCCTTGCCGCGATTCTCGGAGCGATCGCCGCTGGCGCCGAGCGCATCATCGCCGTCGATCTTTCGGAAGACAAGCTCAAGCTCGCCCTGTTGCTCGGCGCGACCGAGGCGTTTCGAGCAGGAGATCCCGACGCGGCCGAGAAGATCCGGGAGGCGACGCGTGGCGGCGTCGACCATGCGGTCGAGGCGGCGGGCTCCGTCAAAGCCCTTGACCTTGCCTACAGGATAACACGGCGCGGCGGACTGACGGCATCAGCCGGTCTCGCCCATCCCGCAAGCCAGATCTCGATTCCTGCGGTCAGCCTCGTCGCCGAAGAGCGCACGCTTCGGGGCAGCTATATGGGAAGCTGCGTGCCGAGCCGCGATATCCCTCGGTTCATCGCCCTTTATCAGCGCGGCCGATTGCCGGTCGATCGGCTGCTGTCGAGCACGGGGCCGCTGGAGGAGATCAACGAGGCGTTCGATCTTCTCGACCAGGGACGCGTCATTCGCCACGTCATCATGTTTTGA
- a CDS encoding sarcosine oxidase subunit gamma: MADQATATLNAPLAGLRGGSPAAILTPAGPASRISLRAAPDAVSPVSAAIGVTLPTRPKTSASTGKRHALWLGPDEWLVIDEDGADLMAAAASTGVLHSAVDISHRNTAVIVNGPGAEVAINSGCPQDLSLGIFPVGACSRTIFGKVEIVLFRTAEDTFRVECWRSFSPYVFGLLSEGAEDAGH; encoded by the coding sequence ATGGCTGACCAGGCAACTGCAACCCTCAATGCTCCGCTTGCCGGCCTCCGCGGCGGCTCGCCCGCGGCGATCCTGACGCCCGCCGGCCCCGCCTCGCGTATATCACTGCGCGCCGCGCCGGACGCGGTTTCGCCGGTTTCCGCCGCGATCGGCGTGACGCTCCCGACGCGACCGAAGACCTCGGCCTCCACCGGCAAGCGCCACGCGCTCTGGCTCGGGCCGGACGAGTGGCTGGTGATCGACGAAGACGGCGCCGACCTGATGGCGGCCGCCGCGTCGACTGGCGTGCTGCACTCGGCGGTCGATATTTCGCACCGCAACACGGCGGTGATCGTCAATGGACCGGGTGCGGAAGTGGCGATCAACAGCGGTTGCCCGCAGGATCTGTCGCTCGGCATCTTCCCGGTCGGCGCCTGCTCTCGGACGATCTTCGGCAAGGTCGAAATCGTTCTCTTCCGAACCGCGGAAGACACTTTCCGCGTCGAATGCTGGCGGTCGTTTTCACCCTATGTCTTCGGCCTGCTGTCGGAGGGAGCCGAGGACGCGGGGCACTGA
- a CDS encoding sarcosine oxidase subunit alpha — protein MSGANRIAGAGRLTPARTARFTFDGRTLTALEGDTVASALIANDIHLVGRSFKYHRPRGILSAGAEEPNALLDVSRDAARRQPNVRATVQEVFDGMKVSSQNRWPSLAFDVGGFNDLLSPFFAAGFYYKTFMWPKAAWHKIYEPFIRRAAGLGVAPTEADPDHYASRYVHCDVLVVGAGVAGLSAALAAAHAGAKVILCDEQPEVGGALHYDSGTLVDGKPGYDWAQATGKALAGMDNVTVLSRTTAFGYYNHNFVGLVERVTDHVASPDKALPRERLWQVRAKKVILANGAIERHMVFANNDRPGIMLASAGRTYLNHFGVAVGRKVGVYTAHDSAYEAAFDLKKAGIAVPVIVDCREKPGEAVLAEARSLGIEVLTGHSVVNTTGKLRISSISIARNGGGAARKFAVDALLVSAGWTPSVHLFSQSRGKVKFDAATERFLPGIYLQDCLSIGACNGTDDLQATIDEALAAGELTARAAGADGGAQVTLTGENAFEWTGGMNGAAEGAGPDKTVKAFIDFQHDVCAKDIRLAVREGMHSIEHIKRFTTNGMASDQGKLSNMHGLAIAAEALGKEIPQVGLTTFRQPYTPVTFGAIVNHSRGGLFDPARKTPMHAWEEAHGAEFEDVGNWKRAWFYPKAGETMHEAVSRECKTVRDVAGVFDASTLGKIEVVGPDAAEFLNLMYTNAWDNLKPGRCRYGIMLRDDGFVYDDGVVGRLAEDRFHVTTTTGGAPRVMHHMEDYLQTEFPHLKVWLTSTTEQWAVIAVQGPKAREIIAPLVEGIDLSNEAFPHMSVTEGRICGVPTRLFRMSFTGELGFEVNVPADYGQAVWEAIWARAEPMGACAYGTETMHVLRAEKGYIIVGQDTDGTVTPDDAGLSWAVSKKKRDFVGIRGLKRPDLVRDGRKQLVGLLTKDPKIVLEEGAQIVADPNEPKPMTMLGHVTSSYWSENCGRSIALAVVAGGKARLGQTLYVPMADRTIAVEVSDMVFFDKEGGRLHG, from the coding sequence ATGAGCGGCGCCAATCGCATTGCAGGTGCGGGGCGCCTGACGCCCGCGCGCACCGCCCGTTTCACGTTCGACGGACGGACGCTGACGGCGCTCGAGGGCGATACTGTTGCCTCGGCGCTCATCGCCAACGACATCCATCTCGTCGGGCGTTCATTCAAATATCACCGTCCGCGGGGCATTCTCTCCGCCGGCGCCGAGGAGCCGAATGCGCTGCTCGACGTTTCGCGCGATGCGGCGCGCCGGCAGCCGAACGTGCGCGCCACGGTGCAGGAGGTTTTCGACGGGATGAAGGTCTCGTCGCAGAACCGTTGGCCATCGCTCGCCTTCGATGTCGGCGGCTTCAACGATCTGCTCTCGCCGTTCTTTGCTGCGGGTTTCTACTACAAGACCTTCATGTGGCCGAAGGCAGCATGGCACAAGATTTATGAGCCCTTCATCCGTCGCGCAGCCGGCCTCGGCGTTGCGCCGACGGAGGCCGACCCGGACCATTATGCGAGCCGCTATGTCCATTGCGACGTACTGGTCGTCGGTGCCGGCGTCGCCGGTCTTTCGGCGGCGCTTGCAGCGGCTCATGCCGGCGCCAAGGTCATCCTGTGCGACGAGCAGCCAGAGGTCGGCGGTGCCCTCCATTATGACAGCGGCACCCTTGTCGACGGCAAGCCGGGCTATGATTGGGCGCAGGCGACCGGCAAGGCCCTCGCGGGCATGGACAATGTCACGGTGCTGAGCCGCACCACGGCTTTCGGCTATTACAACCACAATTTCGTCGGCCTGGTGGAGCGAGTGACGGACCATGTCGCGTCGCCCGACAAGGCGCTGCCGCGCGAACGGCTCTGGCAAGTGCGCGCGAAGAAGGTGATCCTCGCCAATGGCGCGATCGAGCGGCATATGGTCTTCGCCAATAACGACCGCCCCGGCATCATGCTGGCGTCGGCCGGCCGCACCTATCTCAACCATTTCGGCGTCGCCGTCGGCCGCAAAGTCGGCGTCTATACCGCGCATGATTCCGCCTACGAGGCGGCTTTCGATCTGAAGAAGGCCGGCATTGCCGTGCCGGTGATCGTCGATTGCCGCGAGAAGCCGGGCGAAGCGGTGCTTGCCGAAGCGCGGAGCCTGGGCATCGAGGTGCTGACCGGCCATTCGGTCGTCAACACCACCGGCAAGCTGCGAATTTCCTCGATCAGCATCGCCCGCAACGGCGGCGGCGCCGCACGGAAGTTCGCCGTCGATGCGCTGCTGGTCTCCGCCGGCTGGACCCCTTCGGTGCACCTTTTCTCGCAATCGCGTGGCAAGGTGAAGTTCGATGCGGCAACCGAACGCTTCCTGCCCGGCATCTATCTGCAGGATTGCCTGTCGATCGGAGCCTGCAACGGCACCGACGACCTCCAGGCCACCATCGACGAGGCGCTCGCTGCAGGCGAACTGACGGCCCGAGCCGCGGGCGCGGATGGCGGCGCGCAGGTCACCCTCACAGGCGAGAACGCCTTTGAATGGACGGGCGGCATGAACGGGGCCGCGGAAGGTGCCGGTCCGGACAAGACAGTCAAGGCCTTCATCGACTTCCAGCACGATGTCTGCGCCAAGGACATCCGCCTCGCCGTGCGCGAGGGCATGCACTCGATCGAGCATATCAAGCGCTTCACCACCAACGGCATGGCTTCCGACCAGGGCAAGCTCTCCAACATGCACGGCCTTGCCATCGCGGCAGAAGCGCTCGGCAAGGAGATACCGCAGGTCGGTTTGACCACTTTCCGGCAGCCTTATACGCCGGTGACCTTCGGAGCGATCGTCAACCACTCGCGGGGCGGGCTCTTCGACCCGGCCCGCAAGACACCGATGCATGCCTGGGAGGAGGCGCATGGCGCCGAATTCGAGGATGTCGGCAATTGGAAGCGCGCCTGGTTCTATCCGAAGGCGGGCGAGACAATGCATGAGGCGGTGTCCCGTGAGTGCAAGACCGTGCGCGACGTGGCCGGTGTGTTCGACGCGTCGACGCTCGGCAAGATCGAGGTGGTGGGCCCGGATGCGGCCGAGTTCCTCAACCTCATGTATACGAATGCCTGGGACAATCTGAAACCCGGCCGCTGCCGCTACGGCATCATGCTGCGCGATGACGGCTTCGTCTATGACGACGGTGTCGTCGGTCGGCTTGCCGAGGACCGCTTCCATGTGACGACGACGACGGGCGGTGCGCCGCGCGTCATGCACCATATGGAAGATTATCTTCAGACGGAGTTCCCGCATCTCAAGGTGTGGCTCACCTCGACGACCGAGCAATGGGCCGTCATCGCCGTGCAAGGGCCGAAAGCGCGCGAGATCATCGCGCCGCTCGTTGAGGGCATCGATCTCTCCAACGAAGCCTTCCCGCATATGAGCGTCACCGAAGGGCGGATCTGCGGCGTGCCGACACGGCTTTTCCGCATGTCGTTCACCGGCGAGCTGGGCTTCGAAGTCAACGTACCGGCGGATTACGGCCAGGCGGTCTGGGAAGCGATCTGGGCGCGGGCGGAACCGATGGGTGCCTGCGCCTATGGTACCGAGACGATGCACGTGCTGCGCGCCGAAAAGGGCTACATCATCGTCGGGCAGGACACGGACGGCACAGTGACGCCGGACGATGCCGGGCTCTCCTGGGCGGTTTCGAAGAAAAAGCGGGACTTCGTCGGCATTCGCGGGCTGAAGCGCCCCGATCTGGTCAGGGACGGCCGCAAGCAGCTCGTCGGTCTCCTCACCAAGGACCCGAAAATCGTGCTGGAAGAAGGCGCGCAGATCGTCGCGGATCCGAACGAACCGAAGCCGATGACCATGCTCGGCCATGTCACGTCGTCCTACTGGTCGGAAAACTGCGGCCGTTCGATCGCGCTGGCGGTTGTTGCCGGCGGCAAGGCACGCCTCGGCCAGACGCTCTACGTTCCGATGGCCGACCGGACGATCGCCGTCGAGGTGAGCGACATGGTGTTCTTTGACAAGGAAGGAGGTCGCCTCCATGGCTGA
- a CDS encoding sarcosine oxidase subunit delta, giving the protein MLLIYCPYCEEERSELEFRNAGDAHIARPTNIAEITDEEFEEYFFIRQNPKGLIYERWRHIHGCGRFFNAARDTVSDRFHVTYKAGEPKPEIGAAPKTSETVETYEALEGVAE; this is encoded by the coding sequence ATGCTTCTGATTTATTGCCCCTATTGCGAGGAAGAGCGCTCCGAGCTCGAATTCCGCAATGCCGGAGACGCCCACATCGCCCGGCCGACCAACATTGCCGAGATCACCGACGAGGAATTCGAGGAATATTTCTTCATCCGCCAGAACCCGAAAGGTCTGATCTACGAAAGATGGCGGCACATCCACGGCTGCGGCCGTTTCTTCAACGCAGCCCGTGATACGGTCAGCGACCGGTTCCATGTGACCTACAAGGCAGGTGAACCCAAGCCCGAGATCGGCGCCGCTCCTAAGACGAGTGAGACGGTCGAAACCTACGAGGCCTTGGAAGGAGTGGCGGAATGA
- a CDS encoding sarcosine oxidase subunit beta family protein, translating to MRKYSVFAVAREALRGHKGWGPHWASPEPRKEYDVIIIGGGGHGLGAAYYLAREHGITNVAVLEKGWIGGGNTGRNTTIIRSNYLYEESMDIYEHSLKLWENLSQDLNYNVMYSPRGVMMLSHNIHDQQSFKRHINANRLYGIDNEWLTPEQAKAYCPPLDISKTARYAINGAALQRRGGTARHDAVAWGYARAASDRGVHIIQNCEVTGIRRDGTGRVTGVDTNRGFIGARKIGISAAGHTSVLMQMAEVRVPLQSQPLQALVSEPLKPIFPCVVMSNSVHAYISQSDKGEFVIGAGTDQYNSYSQTGGLQIISHTLDAICELFPMFRRVKMMRQWGGIVDVTQDRSPIQGVTPVPGLYLNAGWGTGGFKATPGSANLFAHLIARGEPHRLAAGLTLERFRTGRLIDEAAAAAVAH from the coding sequence ATGCGCAAATATTCTGTTTTTGCCGTGGCGCGCGAGGCGCTGCGCGGCCACAAGGGATGGGGGCCGCATTGGGCCTCGCCCGAGCCGCGCAAGGAGTATGATGTGATCATCATCGGCGGCGGCGGGCACGGCCTGGGCGCTGCCTATTATCTTGCCAGGGAGCATGGCATCACCAATGTCGCCGTGCTCGAAAAGGGTTGGATCGGCGGCGGAAACACTGGCCGCAACACGACGATCATCCGCTCCAATTATCTCTATGAAGAGAGCATGGACATCTATGAGCATTCGCTGAAGCTCTGGGAAAACCTGTCGCAGGACCTGAACTACAACGTGATGTATTCCCCGCGTGGCGTGATGATGCTGTCGCACAACATCCACGACCAGCAGTCTTTCAAGCGGCACATCAACGCCAACCGGCTCTACGGCATCGACAATGAGTGGCTGACCCCGGAACAGGCCAAGGCCTATTGCCCGCCACTCGATATTTCGAAGACCGCCCGTTATGCGATCAATGGCGCAGCGCTTCAGCGGCGCGGTGGTACGGCGCGCCACGACGCGGTCGCCTGGGGCTATGCGCGGGCGGCCTCTGACCGTGGCGTTCACATCATCCAGAACTGCGAGGTCACCGGCATCCGTCGCGACGGAACCGGCCGCGTCACCGGCGTCGATACCAATCGCGGCTTCATCGGCGCGAGAAAGATCGGCATTTCCGCTGCCGGCCACACATCGGTGCTGATGCAGATGGCCGAGGTGCGCGTGCCGCTGCAGAGCCAGCCGCTGCAGGCGCTCGTTTCCGAGCCGCTGAAGCCGATCTTCCCCTGCGTGGTGATGTCGAACTCGGTGCACGCCTATATTTCGCAGTCCGACAAGGGCGAATTCGTCATCGGCGCCGGCACCGACCAGTACAACTCCTATTCGCAGACCGGCGGCCTGCAGATCATCAGCCATACGCTGGATGCGATCTGCGAACTCTTCCCGATGTTCCGGCGCGTGAAGATGATGCGGCAGTGGGGCGGGATCGTCGACGTGACGCAGGACCGGTCGCCGATCCAGGGCGTGACGCCGGTGCCGGGCCTCTATCTCAATGCCGGCTGGGGTACGGGCGGTTTCAAGGCGACGCCGGGCTCGGCCAATCTCTTCGCCCATCTCATCGCACGCGGCGAACCGCACCGGCTCGCCGCAGGGCTTACGCTCGAGCGCTTCCGCACCGGGCGACTCATTGACGAGGCGGCCGCTGCCGCCGTTGCGCACTAG